The sequence GCTTCGGCGTGGAGCTGACGCCCGAAGAGCAGCGGGCCAACGGCGTCACCGCGGTCCTGGCCAAGCCGTTGAACATCGACGACCTCGTGAACGCGCTGGCGCAGGTGGCGCGCCCGCGCGGCGAGCATGAACCACTGGAGGAGCGCTGATGGGATACCAACACCTGACGCTCGAGCGTCGCGACCAGGTGGCGACGCTGACGCTGAATCGCCCCGACGCCTACAATGCGTTCAATCTGGCCTTCGGTCACGAGATCTTCCAGGCCGTGCTGGAGGCGGATGACGACGCCCAGGTGCGCTGCCTGCTCATCACCGGCGCCGGCAAGGCGTTCTGCGCCGGCGGGGACGTGCGGGAGTTCGTGGACAACCTGCCCCGGATCGGCGCGCACACCAAGGAGCTGACGACCTACCTGCACGGCGCCGTCTCCCGGCTGTGCCGCAGCGACAAGCCCGTCGTCGTCGCCGTCAACGGCGTCGCCGCCGGCGGCGGGCTGTCCCTGGTGCTGGCCGGCGACCTGGTCCTGGCGGGCGAGTCCGCGCGGTTCACCATGGCCTACTCGAAGATCGCGGCCACGCCCGACGGTTCGTCCACCTACTTTCTGCCGCGCCTGGTCGGCCTGCGCCGGGCCATGGAGCTCTACTTCACCAATCGCGTCCTCTCCGCGCCCGAGGCGCTGAACTGGGGCCTGGTGACCCGCGTCGTCCCCGACGCCGAGCTCAAGCCCGCGGCCGAGGCGCTGGCCCGCGAGCTGGCCCAGGGACCGACCCGAGCGTTCGGCGCCGCCAAGCGTCTCTTCCATCAGGCGACGTCGGAGAGCCTGGAGACCCAGATGGAGCTGGAAGCCCAGGCCATCGCCGCCAGCGGCCGCACCGAGGACTTTCGCGAAGGCGTCACCGCGTTCGCCAACAAGAAGACGCCGACCTTCCGCGGCCGGTAGCCGGCGCGACTTGACGCGTCGTCGGGCATTGGCAATAGTGTCCCAGCCGCGCCGATTGAGCGAGCGACGATCCCGCCGGCGCTCCTGCGTCAGGCGGATGAGGTGATCGAATGACGAACACGACGACGAAGCCGCGACTGTTCCACCGCCCGGGCTGATCGTCCTGCGCCAAGACGCGAGAGCTCCTCGCGTCCTGGGGGGTCGAGTTCGACTCCATCGACGTGCAGGCCGACCCGGCGGCGAAGGAAGAACTGCAGAAGCTCGGGGTGCCGCGCGTGCCCGCGGTGACCGTCGGCGATCGGGTGGTGCACGGCTGGAACCCCGAGGGGTATGCCGAGCTGCTCGGTGTCGCCTACGCACGGTCCACGAAGTTCCCGCCGGCCGAGCTGGCCCGGCGCCTGGACCGCATTTTAGAATCCGCCGAGCGGCTGGTGCGCGCCTTCCCCGACAGCGCGCTCGGCGTCACGCCGCCGGAGCGCAAGCGGACGATCCGCGACCTCGGCTACCACGTCTTCCGCGTCGGGTTGACCTTCGTCGACGCGATGGAGCGGGGCGAGCTTCCCGAAGGCTGGTTCGAGGAGCCGGCGCCGCCCGAGATGCAGGAAGCGGTCGCCGTCGCCAGCTACGGGTCACTGGTGCGGGGTCGCCTCCAGGGCTGGTTCGAAGGTGTGGCCGACGACGAGTTCGCGCGCGTCATCGCCGTCTACTACGGCCCCCAGTCGGGCTACGACCTGCTCGAGCGGACGACGTGGCATGCCGGCCAGCATCTGCGGCAGCTCTATGAGCTGGCCGGGAGGTTGGGCGTCACCCCGCCGTCGCCGCTGCCCGTCGAAGAGCTCCGGGGGCTGCCCCTGCCCGACGCGGTCTGGTAGCGAGGTCGGGAGCGGCTAATCGTCCTCCCAGGCGGTGGCCATCCGCCGGGCGAGGGCCCGGTGGCCCTTGAAGAAGTAGGCGAGCATGGAAACGGCCGCCAGCAGGTTTCCGGCGAGGATCGTCCAGCCCGCCACCTCGTCGAGCACCCAGCGCGCCGCCATTGCCACCGCGCCGAAGAAGCCCACCTCGAAGGCCGTGAACCCGATCACCAGCGCGAACACCAGCATCGGGTCCCGCTCGGCTCCGGCGATCAGCACCGCGGCGATGATCCCGAACACCACGAAGGCCACGCCGTGGACGAGCGTGTAGAGCAGGACGGCCGGCAGCCCCGGTGAGGCCTTGAGGAACGCCACCGCGAGCACCTGCGGCGTACGGAAGGGCTCGCCCTGGATCGTGTCGATGACCAGGAACCAGATGGCGACCGCGGCGGCGCCGATGAGCCCGGCCACGACGCCTTCGCGCAGCGTACCCGCCCACGAGCCCACGAGGAGGCGGGGCAGGGTCCGGTGGCGTAGCAGGAAGTACCAGAGCATGGCCACGGCAGCCAGGAAGTTGGCGACGAGGATGCCCCACCACGACAGCGCGTCCGTCACCGCCCGGCCCAGCACCCCGACGACGCCCAGGAAGAAGGTCTCGAAGCAGGCGAAGAGAATCACGACGGCGATGATGAGGGTCGGCTCCCGCTCGGTGGCGGCGATGACGCTGGCCGCGACGACACCGAACGCGACGAACGCCAGGCCGTGGATCAGGGTGTAGCCGATGACGGGGCCGAGGGCGACCTCCAGCCCGATGGGGCTGTCGATGCCATGGAAGAGCGCCGCGCCGAGCAGCGCCGGCGTGAGGAGCGGCTTGCCACGAGCGAGGTCGAACGCCAGGAACCACCCGGCGACGACCGCCGCCCCGATGAGCCCGCCGACGACGCCTTCCCGGAGGATCGGGGCACCGCCCGCCCTCATGGCGGAATTGTAGCCGATCTGTCGATCCGGCGGCTCTCCCGGCGGCCGTCAGCGAACGTCGCGCGCCAGCCGGAGACCGTAGTCCGAGTAGCGCAGCCCGGGCGGCAGCGACGAGCGGTGGGCCACGGGGCTCCAGGGATCGGCGTGACGCCACGCCCCGCCGCGGCTGACCCGGCGTGTGCCGGCGCCGGGCCCCCGTGGATTCCGTTCCGGGCAGCG is a genomic window of Candidatus Methylomirabilota bacterium containing:
- a CDS encoding DinB family protein, which encodes MHGWNPEGYAELLGVAYARSTKFPPAELARRLDRILESAERLVRAFPDSALGVTPPERKRTIRDLGYHVFRVGLTFVDAMERGELPEGWFEEPAPPEMQEAVAVASYGSLVRGRLQGWFEGVADDEFARVIAVYYGPQSGYDLLERTTWHAGQHLRQLYELAGRLGVTPPSPLPVEELRGLPLPDAVW
- a CDS encoding enoyl-CoA hydratase-related protein, which produces MGYQHLTLERRDQVATLTLNRPDAYNAFNLAFGHEIFQAVLEADDDAQVRCLLITGAGKAFCAGGDVREFVDNLPRIGAHTKELTTYLHGAVSRLCRSDKPVVVAVNGVAAGGGLSLVLAGDLVLAGESARFTMAYSKIAATPDGSSTYFLPRLVGLRRAMELYFTNRVLSAPEALNWGLVTRVVPDAELKPAAEALARELAQGPTRAFGAAKRLFHQATSESLETQMELEAQAIAASGRTEDFREGVTAFANKKTPTFRGR